Sequence from the Lasioglossum baleicum chromosome 9, iyLasBale1, whole genome shotgun sequence genome:
TTTATAATAAAGCGTTTTTTAGCAAACttcaaataacatttttttcttatttccaCTCGTAGGATATGCTACCCAAGTTTGTCCATTAAAacccgggacaccctgtatatatacacgTAATTTGGCAACGTGTTACTGTACTTTGATCAGCGGATCTATTATCTGGACTTTTGGCATCTCTTGTTTGTTGTTTCGTGTTTTTCAAGTGTACGATGTCCGCTTTTTTTAATTACAGCGACGCTCGATAAAATAAGTCAAGTGAACGTTGTAGAACAAGTTTGCCAGTCATTCACGCACTGACCGGTATCTGGCACACAAGAACTTTCGTGATTGTACACAGTATTTTCGCTATTTAGTACAGTGTAAATAGAGAACGACGAAAATGTTTCCACGATCGGTAAGTAATCCACTTCAAAACAAAAAGGAACGCAAATTAGtagaaaaaatgaataaatagaAGCAATAATGTAATTTTCACCACTGTGCGCAAAAACCTTTTACAATAAAAGATTACGAACATGATTAGATATTAGCCAGTTCGTTTAGTCGTGAATCAAGGGAACATCTGTCTTACAGGTGCTAAAAGGTGTAACATACCAAAAGTTTATGCGAGCATTCTCGTCAAGCTCGGAACATGCTACAGGCTATAATTTTGGTTAGTGTAAAACATATTTACATAGAATTATATTGAATTAATTCTAATGAATTATTATATCCActtacaaatatattttatatattctattTCTACATTAGAAGTGACAGATACTCAAAGGGAGATGCAAGAATTAGCACGCAAGTTTACAAAAGAAGAAATTATTCCAGTAGCTGCTGAACATGATAGGACTGGAAAATATCCTtgggaaattattaaaaaagcaTGGAGCGTAGGGCttctgaataaagaaattcctgAATACTTAGGTATGATTACAAATTCATTAACTTCTCCAAAATTGTGGTCAAAACACATAAAAATCATTGATTtatgaaattttacaggaggaATGGAACTTGGCTGCTTTGGGTCGTGTTTAGTTGCAGAAGAATTTGCTTATGGTTGTACAGGAATATCAACAGCATTAGAAGGAACAGGATTGGGTGTAAGACTTCTTACATAATGATAATTGCCCTAAATTTGTAAAACACACACATTATATATTCTATATGTTTTAGCAAGTTCCAGTAATCGTAGCTGGTACGAAAGAGCAACACAAAAAGTATCTGGGAAGACTTATCGAAGAACCGCTTGTAGCTGTAAGATGATTGAATATGAACTTAAgtgtgtacatatatgtataagagAGACACAATTCTTTACAAATTTACAGGCCTACTGTGTTACCGAACCTGGTGCTGGATCAGATGTAGCAGGTATTAAACTGAAGTCTGAAAAGAAGGGAAACGAATGGATCCTCAATGGTACCAAGATGTGGATTACAAACGGCGGTGTTGCCAACTGGTAAATCAGTTTATTGCAAAGTACAATATAAATCGTATATGATGTGTATATCTACATATTCAGTGGCGGGTTTAACGGTAAGCGGACTAAGCGGCCGCGTGAGACCCCGGGGTACCATAGGGCCCCGAATGCCATAGGGCCTCAGATATCATAGGGCCACGAATATCATAGGGCCCCGAATACTATAAGGCCCTAAATACCATAGGGCCCCGAATTTCGCAgctttcatttttttacaagtttATTAGAGTTTCCTTGCAACTtttatttctaacttgagttCGAGGGCCCCCAAATTTTTACCGCTTCGGGCCTCAACTTGATTCGAGCCGCCACTGTCTATATTGTATGtaaaatagaaaagtatgtatgtatgatcccatcgatctgattcgcacgtgttgtccatctgtcggggttgaGGTTGTCGGAGCGCAGTGGTTGTAAATAATAATCGGCCGGTTCAGAGCTGATCCGTGCGCATTTTCGTCTGCTataacaaccttttcaggtatactgcCAGTGGTCGGGCGCAACCCACCCTAgtaatgtatatttattgtttcAGGTATTTTGTATTGACCAGATCAGATCCTGACCCAAAAACGCCACCTAATAAAGCTTTTACAGCTTTCATTGTGGAGCGTGAAAGCGAAGGTTTAACGCCCGGTCGCAAGGTAAATTTGTTCATTATCTAAGAGTTATTCTTTTAATAATGATAGCATCTCTTATTGCGAGATAATTTTGTTTTGATATTTGAAGGAAATGAACATGGGTCAAAGAGCTTCCGATACACGAATGATAACTTTCGAGGACGTCCGTGTTCCGAATGAAAATGTTTTGGGCAAACCAGGCGAAGGTTTTAAAATTGCTATGCAAACCTTTGACAAGACTAGACCTGCGGTATAGTAATAAAAatgatgattttttaaaaataatacgcTACACTAAAGTGTTTAAGTATAGTTTTTCTATTGTACGTTATTATTTGTTATAGGTAGCAGCTGCGTCTGTCGGTTTGGCTCAAAGAGCGCTAGACGAGGCCACGAAATATTCATTGGAACGCAAAACCTTCAATAAACCAATAGCAGAACATCAAGCAGTGGCATTTATGCTAGCAGATATGATGATCGGGGTTGAAACGGCTAGGCTTGCCTGGATGAAAGCTGCTTGGGCAGCTGATAGCAAAACTCCAAACGCAACGCTGTTAGCTAGCATTGCAAAATGTTATGGTGGCGATGTAGCCAATAAATGTGCGACGGACGCCGTTCAAGTATGTAATCAAGTGCAACAAAATATATTCATGTTTATTACTTTAATTAAAATGAACTATTTTACAGATTTTCGGTGGTGCCGGTTTTAATAGCGAATACCCGGTCGAAAAATTGATGCGAGATGCAAAAATTTATCAAATCTACGAGGGTACGGCGCAAATTCAAAGACTGATTATTTCGCGTTCTCTCTTAGCCCAGGCAAAACAACAGGCTGGTTAACCGATCGAATTacaagaaaaatgtttaaatttatttttgaaagaatTTTGTAATTCAAGAAATGTATACATAACAGAGTCATGAGGAAGTTATAACGACTTGAAAAACGTTAATCATTGTGAAAGTATTCTATCATTGTTatgagatatacatatatttatctacatatatatttttatacaaacttatatattttctattaaGAGTATAAATGTTTTATAGCACTTAATATAGTCTCATCAATGTATGATGAGTTTTTTTTACCGTTTAATAAAGTTTCACCGAAATATTATTGTATGATTGATATAGTTGTTCGATGTTTCATATTTCGCGGTTTTAGATGCCAGGTAGCGCTGCAAACGTTGTCCGAAAGCGTTAGTCaagtgtattgtacaatgaaaaGGGATTACATCGCATTATGTCCGTCAGGCCATAGTTTTTACATGGTTATATTTGGTGAAGTCGTGCGTGACGAGTTATGCAACATTCGGTGTAAAAGCGCCCCATAATAGGACGTCCAGATATTGTGACACCTGACCTACTTAGACAGTATCGTCGTATTTAAGACAGTGGTAAATTGACAACGTTTATAACGCGAAAAACGCATTTGACAGCCTTTCAATTTGCAGATTCTAAATGCTTGCAAACACAAGAGAGCAGAGCAATCCTTCGGAAATTGCGTCTTTCCGTAATACGTTATTGGAAGACAGTGCCGTGTCTAGTAGACCCTGGTACCCATATAAAGCTATGGTCGATACGTTCCTTCTCTCGAATTACTTTCCCTTTTTCTCTTACACGATATCAAATAATTAAGATCGAACGATCACGATGCTCTTCGAGTGCTCGAGACTCTGTATTTAAAACGATCAAATACATCTGAGAACTTTTCCTTGATAAGTGGCATTTACGATAGTCGTTCAGCATTTTCCCTTTCGATATCCACTGCCGTGCCTGCAACTCCTAAAACGGGTGCAAACTACATCTTATAGAATTTATTATACACATTGGACGTATTTGAACCATCACGAAGAGAAGACCTGTGGATTacacattatatttataataaatcaaGATTTTATCTATATATATTTGAACAGTTTCGCATGATACACGTGCAAGTAAGGGGGTATGTACTATTTTTACCGAAAGTTATGATCACGCGTGGAGGGGCGTTTAACTAACACATCTACAAGAAGCTAagagaaaatgatatttttacaTTCACATGAATTCGCACTTGTAAATATTGAAAGTGTAAGGACCAACGGGAGAACAGTCgcgcaataaaaataaattacaaaaatctTAGAGCTTTCGTATCGTAGGTCCAGCTCGAATTTTTCGAAACGCGGCGCACACAGTATATGTATTTAGAGAGATAACACAAGAACACGCAATACGGTCGGAGAACTTGTTAGATTGCACGAACATCGAGCACAAGACACAAGGCCATGGAATCGGCAGCCGCGTAGATGTAGCGGAACGATGGCATCGATCGAAAGTCGATCACCGAGAAAAGTGATTTCGGGCTGTGTCAGTGATACAGATACAGATACAGATACAGAAGACGATCCGCGCGGGTCCTTCCGGCGAGTGTACGGTCCTGGAACTCGTGCTGTCAGAGCGCAACGGTGCGCCGGACGCTCGCTTGACTAAGGGAGTGCCCGTCCCGATGCAAAGTGTAAGTGAAGTGGCCTACAGACCTACATTTGTCTAACGTTCGATTTTTTTCGGGCCGCCGGACAGGAGGTTAATAATCCGCGCGGGGTTCATTTTTCCGCGGGCGTGTGTGATGTCGCTGTTGTGTGATATACCGATGTTTGGTTGAAAGAGACGGTGTAGTTTCGGTACGCTCAGACACGGCGCTGGCCGGCGCGGGGAGCGTAGTAGTAAAAAGAGAGGAGGACAGCAAGAGCTTGCGCACACGAGgagagaaggaaagagagagagagatacgcgACAGAGAGCGGGACGGAGAGGGAGCGACCGCGGgatagagggagagggagagggaacgagagagagagaaagagaaagagaaagaaggaaCACACAAGACCGACCGAGCGCGCGCTTCTCTCGGCTAGACAGAGAGAAAGGAAACGAGACAGACAGATAGATAGACGGGGGTGAGAAAGAGACCGAGGACACACACGTAAGAGAGTGTAGGTGTTCCTCGAGAGAAGTGCGTGCGCTCGGGAACGACGTGCAGGAGGAGGGACCCCCGTCTGTCTGTCTGCTGGAATGCACGAGGGCCGAATGGCTACAGGGACAGGGGAAGGTGGGGGCCACACGGCCCTCGAGAACACGACCGCGACGGCCCTTACGGAATCATCGTCATCTTCCTCCTCCTCGGTACCGACGATCCTGACTGAAAACACGACCGCGGCCAATCTGCCTCTGACGGGACCTCAGCAGCCGGGTCTTCACCAGgtacagcagcagcagcagcagcagcagcagcagcaacaggcgcaacaacagcagcagcaatcgCACTCGCGGCCACGGTCCAGCCTGGTCACCGATCTGACTCCAGCGAATGATGCTGCAGGTAACCTCAACAACTCATTTCTATGCCCTGCAGTTCTTTGTTGCCGTAGCGTACCGCTTGCCAAACTCCTTTCTTCTGCTTCGCTCTGTCTGCTTCACTCTCACTCTTCGCCTCGccgttttctctttctctttctctttctcgctttcGCTTTCAACTGTCTCCCTCTCTTTTCGCGTCCGCAATCTTTCGTCCTTTCCTCGCATCCTTCTCTTGCCTGACGTTACACGTTGTCCCACAGCTCTCCCCTTCTCCCTCCCGTCCTCCCGCCCTCCCTCACACTCTCCCTCTTTCACGCTAGCCAGTCATCTCTTTCCTACTCGAACCCGAGCCAtaactgtttctctctctccctctctctccctctctctgtctctcccgaTCGTTCGTCGCTCCGACATCGATCCCCCCTCGCTCTTTCGACTCGGTCCACTTCCGAAGTTACAGGTACACGCGGTCTCATATTCTTCCTCATTGCCGCAACGTGTGAGCACGATGTTTTTAAGCGATTCCGCGACTACGTAGTGTCTCCATGACAGCCGTACATCTTCTCTGCTCGCGCGCAACCAGCAACAATGGGACACGTTCCCGGCGGTACACGTTTAACGTCGCACTTTGTATCCACGAGTGTTCGCGATGAAGTTTTCAGCAATGAATTTCCGTTGGCGATACTCTGCTAGCAGGCGGCACTTGGAGTCGGTGAAACCTGTGTCTCATGCTGAAGTCTTTCGTCGACGAGCGTATGTACCTTATGTAGAAGCTAACCTCAAAAACCGATGACGGAAATGCCGAGTACGCGTGCAGATCATAGCGCGCGTACAGTTCGGCGGAgtacatatgtaaatatgtatCATGAAATTTATTGCAGCGATGGTTAGGAAGAAGATATGTATAAAGAATATTACATATTGGCAATGTGATCTATCGATCGCAGGCTTTAACGGCAAATATAAACGTACCAATAATAAGCTTATTTCTGTAGGAATTTTTTGCAAAGTGGCTGTCGGTCGTCACGGAGGCTGAGAATACGAAATGCGTTACGTTGTAGAGAAAAACCCATTCGTTCGACGACGATTGAATGGAATCGCCTGCGAAGCGTGGCGCGGCCATTCAAATATTCGCGGCTTTGGCGGCCCGCGCCATGCGGTATGCGCAACAGGCGTTTCGGCGCAAATTCCAAAGCGAAGAGGCGAACGGGCTCGCAGCCTCAGATTTAGAACAGATAGCCTTCGAGCGTTTCTTTATGAGCGTTGCACCGAGACCCTTCGTGGACAAAATAGCGATTCGATGACAACGAGCCACGGTTGTTTTTATTTACGTCGTCGACGCCTCTAACCTCTTCGTCCCTCCGGCGTCGTCGTCCCCTCCCCCCCAATCCCGTTCTGCATTATCATGCATCGAAAGATCGCGAAACGAGTTTTTCTAAAACAATGCCCGGTTATTGCCTTTTTCACGAGCTCTTTCCACACCGTGCCTCCGGCCGTGGTTGTTTTTATTTCGTTTGGTTTCTAACGTTCGCCCGGTCGAACGAACGTTTCACCTCGTAAAAAATACCCGTCGACCCGGTAACTTGCCCCCTCCATCCCCTGGCCCGTTGGAACACGAATCCGTGTCAAAGTGCTCCGCCGGACAAGAATATCTAATTACTCGGTAAACAAGTAGCTTTCGCCTCCCGAGACCAGCTGTCTGCTTCGCAAACGACTTAGCGCGTCcctggtgcggcgcggcgcggctgttCCGTATCGTTTGTTGCGAGGCTGAAGAGCACTGGGACCTGGATCTATGTACCGATCTATGATAGTTGCTTGAAATTATTCCTGTCTGCTGGTACGATATACATCTCTCCAGATCTATGATGTTCCGGGGCagtggaaataatttttaatacgaGAGAAGTTTAATCTGGGCCAATAGTGACCTGGTTTTTTCAGACAGAGTGGACGATTGAATAATCTATTGCAGCCCCCCCCCCTTACTTATGAATTACTCAAATTATTCACCGGGAATAGGTGGATGATgctttgaaaattataaaatagtaaatgATTAAGAAGACGGATTAACTTACACGTCGAAAAGTCTACGGTTCTGCGTTTGACGATATTTCTGATAATTCATTATGCATATAATTTCATTCAGTTGGTAGACGCGCTTGTAACGCGCGTGTTTTCTTCGGAAATAGTtttgtttctcctttgctgTCGGTCTCGTGCCAGTTAGGAGAGGATCTGAACAGAGGAGCAACGTGttgaaacaaaataaaaatttttggagCAAACGAGCTCTGGTGACGAGACCTGTCGTCACCGACTACATATTACGTTCTATTTTAGTCGGTACGTACATGGAAATTCAGTCAATCAGATGATGCCTGGTGtcattactatatgtataacacTCAATTTATTGCGTTCAGATTGTCTTTGTAATTGGAGAACTTTGTGGATGAACATGTTGAGTAAGGATTTAGGGAATTTGAGAAAATCAGCTTTAAATTGATTGACGATGAAAATGTTACCGAACATGTTCGTCTACTTGCATCATAAATTAAAACGTTGATTTCGTCGACGCATTTTAACCATGTTACAATACAGGTACATACATTATAATTAAGAGGTTTTACATTGAAAAGCGAATACATACCTCCCGTAATCACCTCTGAATGTTTTCCGGGAAGgaataaaatgattttaaaagTCGGTTGTCGTAAAGAACACCAAGGATGCACTAAAATGCGTGCACTGTTAGAGACGATTAAGTTCCGACTGACCGGTCACAGTGCACAGTAACGTAAGCTGACAGATAATTGCATTGATATTCCCTACCCATCTCACATTGTCACAGTTTTCTCACTGTTTTTACCTGGAACTGGAACGAGTTTAACGATATTGTTTGTCGGCTATAGGGTCTAAAACAAGTAgcaatttttgattttttaacaattggAAAGACCGTTTTGAACGTAATGGTAAAGGCAATCATTTAGCTATACCGAGGGACTGTAATTtctagtaaattaattaatcgTGCAGGGAAAATCTGCgaatgaagaaaaattgaattattcaATAGACGAGGATTTTACTGTTGTCTTGGCAACGTTTGCTCCCGTAGATGCTATCGACTTGTTAATATTGATTCGCGGAGATTAGCCGCGAAGAATGGGAGATTGTACGAGCATCCGGAGACAACTGATCTATTATATTATTCAAAGGATACTCACGAGCAGATGAGCGTGTCTCAgcgagccagccagccagcggTTTGCggtttaatttccttaaccgtgACGTGGCAATCGATTCGGGCGGAAGGTGGGTCAAAAAGGAACCCTCGTGCGAGAGCTTCAATTTCTGGCCCTACCCCCATCTCGTTCCACCCGCGATAAAGATGTCAAGTATGAATATTCATGGCTCTCGCCAGCATTAACCATGGATAATTAGCTGCGGCTTGGCATTGCGCGATTACGCGGGCTCGTTACAAGATAGCGCTCCTCCGCTCCGGCGAGACTCAAGGGCGGTTCACACTCCATTTTCTCCGATCCGCGATTAGGTAGCGACGTTAATACACTTTTTCGTTTCCTCTCGCTCCTCCGCGCTGATAATTAGCCACTCCTCCACGAGCCCGTTCGCTCGCAGCTGCCGTTAAATCCGCTCGAGCGTGGCGATTCGTACGCAACACGCTCGAGCTCTGACCAAGCGGACCCGCGCTCAAAAGAATGGAAAGAATAGCAGAGACACTTTAAACCCCCCCGTGTTGAGATTCTTCGAGCGATACAATAGCGACGGGGACACGATGCTTTCGAGTCTTCGTTGGTTTCGTGGCCGAGCGACCAGTCTCTTGCACCCTTCAACCTCTTTGCGATCCAACCCTATCTTTTACTTCAGACCTTGCTGCAAATTGATACGCGTCAATCGTATTCTGATAGTTAGCTCTATCGACCGATTTAGGACAGTTAACTACCTGCACCACGATTTATTTTTCTTCGTCCATCATAATTTCTCAGAAGAAGAATTAATCGAGAAATATGTCTCATTCAATTCAGACGCGTACAATATATTTTCAATATGTACTTTACCGTCAACGAGCCACTTCACGCTCGAAGCTTTatccaattttcgaaatttctccATTTAAGGAAGAAGTTAAAACACGCGGCGTCGTTCTGTTTATACAGGGAGAAATTGTCTGGCCTCGAAATGAGTTTCGTTTCCCCATCGATAGCCGTACAGTGCTGGGTAAAAATATTATCTCGAACTCCAAACGAAGTGATTGTATTTTTTGCAATAAGTTTTCAAAGTACCTGATTGTAATTCAAAGAGTAGCTTGAAACATCATTTTTCGTTCGGAGACAGTACACTGTATGGCCAAAAAATCCTTATCGTGTCTTTTAAAAGGGCTAGTTTTTACGATGTGGCAAGTTCCGAAGTAAGAGCAAAGAGTTAAAGGAAACGCAGAAAAATGGATTTTTCGAAAGCGAAAAGCCAGAATACCCCCTCGAATGAGTGTGTTCGAGTCGTTGGTAGATCCGAGAAAAGTCTGCGAGCGTGAAATCTGACATGCTTTGCTCTTATTTGGGCCAAGCTGGAGTTATTCGAAGTATTCGTTCTCTAAATTTTCTTCGGGCTCGGCTCTCTCGTCCGCCCGGATGAAAGTAAAAGTACACACGGCTGCGAGCGTGTGCGGACTTGTGCGTGGAACGAGGACGCATTTCTAGAGCCTTGTCACGAGGCAGGCCGGGATGCTTTCACCGTGGCCGATGTCTCGGGAGAGCCGCGGTGATGTAACACGCTTGTTTCGCGTCTCCGTAACATAGACCTATTTTTTCCCCATCGTCGCCCAACCTGTTCTCGAACGGCGCCGATTATCGCATCGGGCTTGATAAACTCGGGGGAGGAGGCCGAGTCGAGAGCACGCGACTCGCTCCTACTCGCGCGATCCTGCACAAAGAGGCCGAGAGAAAGACAAACAAAGCGAAAGAGAGGAACGGATCGATGCCCCACACTCCCCTCGATCGCGATCGTTCCGCGGCCGACCGCGAAAAACGCCGCGATTCGAAAAGTTACGCTATCAAATCACCGCAAACGAGTCGGAACGATACTTCCGGCTGATAATTCCGCGCCGTTTCCTATGTTATCTGGCCTCACGGCTAATTTCGCACTATCGTGCGTCGGGTTACAGCTGATTGTGTCATTCCTGAAAATCGGAAGAGGAAGGCGATCGAAATTCTGTTTGATAAACAAGCTTTTCCACACGTTCGCGGACTCGATTATTCCGCGCGACTTCCGCGTGACGTTCCATCGCGTTGAAGCGTTCACCGACGTTACTCGGCCAGCGATTTATTCGATGGAACAGTATAATTAGTTTTCCTATCTTACAATTAGACCATAAGCTTTAACACACCGAATCTGTCACTCGGGTTTATCTCAGCAATAGCCAGCGTAGTTGAAATATTCGATCGTGATCGTTACACATTAAGTCTGGAGACATAATTCCGTGAGCCAAATACATACGGGCAACTTGGCAACCAACGTGCTAGTCACCACGTTGTCgtaggaaaaattgaaaattcgaacTTTATCAGTAGACCGAGCGGCAAGTAATTAGGCACTTTCAAGCCATTGGAGTGATTGAGAAAATCTGGGGCTCAGATACGATTTTATCTCTCCGTGTCGTGTTCAGAAAGATTGTGTACACACCAACCGGAGGAAAGTTGACGAAGTGTTCATCTGCTTCAGGCTTTATTTTGacaaatatttcattattttaagaGGTTCTTATCGTTGCCGATTTAGTGGATTGTTGTTCGGAGATGCTTCCACTCTTGAGACCGCAGGTGCACGTCCGTAGTCTGTGCTAAATAATATTCTTGGGTTGACGCaactttaaatatttctaaaaaaaaaaaagatattcattattataattcatttatttatgtatattagCTTGACAGTGGGTCACGGAGGTAGCAGATAGCGTCGGGTACACAGGCGGAATAATTCAAAAACACGGCGTTGGAATgcaagcggcgcggcggctggtTCTTCCAGTTCGCAAGATGGAGGATGATCATCCCCCGCGTCAGAATGGTCGTCACGTTCATCGTGTCGGAGTACACTCCGGCATAATTTCTCGCAGTTTATAATGCCAGTATTTCACCGGGGTAGAGCCCCGGGACTGGCCTCGGCCCGGGAAATATTGCGACGTTTACCGTCCAGCGCAATTCACCCTCGCCCGGGAGGGTAAAATATTAGTCGGGTAAAAGCTGGACCGAGACTTTTACTTCTTAGCCGGGGAGTCTGTGAAAGGGGCGGCTTCCCGAGTTAGAAGCTTCCCGCGTCACTCTCGTAAGCGTGCTGGCGCGTGCCCGGCACGAATTCGAGTGCTCGGTCCATCGTGTCGAGTGGACAGAGCAACTCCGTCTCCCTTCGGGGGATGTCGCGCACCCCTCTTCGACAATGGGCGACTCGTCAACATCTACCTGCTGCGCTGAAATGCACTTGTTGCCGACAGGGGATCGGCGAGCAGTTTGCGCACGGTAAATCACGATTATCCGCTCGGACGGGGGCTCGACACGGGCCCTTCCCCGAGAGACCCGACGCACAGGTGCCCGGGAGAGCGAGAGGTCTTCGGGCTCGTACCCCACGGCAAGGTACACAATTGAATGTTAGGCAACTCTGTAAATATTGACTTTCACGAAAGCGTTGTTCCCCACGCTTCGATTCGTTTCCCTCCGGAAACTActgtccccgaaaaggtatctCATCTCAATCGCGCACGCCCGACAAAATATGGATCGTAAATCTTTGGAAAGCGGTCTATTCGCTAAAAAGCATCTGCTTAATTCGTTAGAAGATGGCAGAGTTTCTTCGGATTTTTTTGTCGTTTACAATTGGGATGCTTGAACTATCTTCAATCTTCACCTGTAACTGTCCTTCCGATCAAGACGAAAAGTTGCGTCCTGGCGTCACGTTTTTTCTCACGTCAACGttcatttcaacaattttatttcatcaaatAAAATTGTTGAGCCACGAATGTAAAAATCGCAGAACGTTTCAAGTTCGTTGAGTTCTGGCGGATGGTCAGCGGCTGACTTTTAAGTGCGCCAGGATGATGCAAGCGATTCTCGCGAACAATCCTCCAATTATTTCGACCAAAGCGTGGTCCCGCGAAAGACATAAAGCGTCAGAAATCGTTTCCAGGAGATTCGCTTTCCTTTTTCCCCATCGGCCGGCGACTCCGGCGGAGAAGTTTGTCCAACAATGGC
This genomic interval carries:
- the Mcad gene encoding medium-chain acyl-CoA dehydrogenase; this translates as MFPRSVLKGVTYQKFMRAFSSSSEHATGYNFEVTDTQREMQELARKFTKEEIIPVAAEHDRTGKYPWEIIKKAWSVGLLNKEIPEYLGGMELGCFGSCLVAEEFAYGCTGISTALEGTGLGQVPVIVAGTKEQHKKYLGRLIEEPLVAAYCVTEPGAGSDVAGIKLKSEKKGNEWILNGTKMWITNGGVANWYFVLTRSDPDPKTPPNKAFTAFIVERESEGLTPGRKEMNMGQRASDTRMITFEDVRVPNENVLGKPGEGFKIAMQTFDKTRPAVAAASVGLAQRALDEATKYSLERKTFNKPIAEHQAVAFMLADMMIGVETARLAWMKAAWAADSKTPNATLLASIAKCYGGDVANKCATDAVQIFGGAGFNSEYPVEKLMRDAKIYQIYEGTAQIQRLIISRSLLAQAKQQAG
- the LOC143212010 gene encoding uncharacterized protein LOC143212010; the protein is MHEGRMATGTGEGGGHTALENTTATALTESSSSSSSSVPTILTENTTAANLPLTGPQQPGLHQVQQQQQQQQQQQQAQQQQQQSHSRPRSSLVTDLTPANDAAVCVRATSTRRPIYLAGLCGVTSCVTNVVD